A portion of the Halobacillus ihumii genome contains these proteins:
- a CDS encoding YpdA family putative bacillithiol disulfide reductase — translation MLQEKVIIIGAGPCGMSAAIELKKQGIDPLLIEKENVVNSIYHYPTHQTFFSSSEKLEIGEIPFITERQKPVRNEALSYYRAVAERKQLRINSFEKVTSVQKTGKGFQLCTAKNTGETVEYFAEYVIVATGYYDQPNYMNVKGEELDKVKHYFKEAHPYYDKDVAIIGGKNSAADAALELVKAGAKVSVLYRGEDYSKSIKPWILPQFEALVRKGIVHMEFCANVLEINNKEVKYECHGTEKCIKNDFVFAMTGYRPDNDFLTSMGVAINEGSGRPSFNEHTMETNVPGIYIAGVIAAGFNNNKIFIENGRFHGGQIAQNITQK, via the coding sequence GTGTTACAAGAAAAGGTAATTATTATCGGGGCTGGACCCTGTGGAATGAGCGCAGCCATAGAACTAAAAAAACAGGGGATTGACCCGTTACTGATTGAAAAGGAAAATGTAGTCAATTCCATATATCACTACCCTACCCATCAAACATTTTTTAGTTCGAGTGAAAAGCTTGAAATTGGCGAGATTCCATTCATTACGGAACGTCAAAAACCTGTACGGAACGAAGCTCTTTCCTATTACAGAGCAGTAGCAGAGCGTAAACAATTACGTATAAATTCATTTGAAAAAGTAACATCAGTTCAGAAGACAGGGAAAGGTTTTCAACTTTGTACAGCTAAAAATACTGGGGAAACAGTAGAATACTTCGCTGAATACGTTATTGTGGCTACAGGGTATTACGATCAGCCAAATTATATGAATGTAAAGGGAGAAGAGCTTGACAAAGTCAAGCATTACTTCAAAGAGGCCCATCCTTATTACGATAAAGACGTCGCCATCATAGGCGGGAAGAACTCTGCTGCAGATGCGGCTCTTGAGCTAGTAAAGGCAGGAGCAAAGGTGTCGGTGCTTTATCGTGGGGAAGATTATTCAAAAAGTATTAAGCCATGGATTCTTCCTCAATTTGAGGCACTTGTCCGAAAAGGAATTGTTCACATGGAATTCTGTGCAAATGTCTTAGAGATTAACAACAAAGAAGTCAAATATGAATGTCATGGGACAGAGAAATGCATCAAGAATGACTTTGTCTTTGCTATGACTGGGTATCGTCCAGATAATGACTTCCTAACAAGCATGGGAGTAGCGATCAATGAAGGATCAGGACGCCCATCATTCAATGAACATACAATGGAGACGAATGTACCTGGTATTTATATAGCAGGCGTGATAGCAGCAGGTTTCAATAATAATAAAATATTCATCGAGAATGGACGTTTTCATGGCGGTCAGATCGCACAAAATATCACTCAAAAATAA
- a CDS encoding flagellar brake protein, translating to MKVGTPITLELYKRSQNEPERYKCKLVDKEKNFIYIDYPVKMDSGKTGFFFEGTEFYASFVGEDSSVYRFETEVVARKLVNIPVLVLTSPDIDHLERIQRRKYVRVDASVDTAIQTGDKPMNSFTTVTQDISGGGAAIIPSGRHSLLPGQVLNVTLVLAMSSGQYRYIETKGKVIRVGASKGRQNSVSIEFINISEKHRQAIIQYCYEQQMYMKRRTVN from the coding sequence ATGAAAGTGGGGACCCCCATCACATTGGAATTGTATAAACGAAGTCAAAACGAACCGGAAAGGTACAAGTGTAAACTTGTTGATAAAGAAAAAAATTTTATTTATATTGATTATCCTGTAAAAATGGACTCCGGGAAAACCGGGTTCTTCTTTGAGGGAACTGAATTTTACGCTAGCTTCGTGGGGGAAGACAGCTCGGTTTACCGGTTTGAAACGGAAGTAGTGGCAAGAAAGCTTGTAAATATACCTGTGCTCGTATTGACGTCCCCTGATATTGACCACCTTGAACGAATCCAGAGAAGAAAATACGTAAGAGTAGATGCATCCGTTGATACGGCCATCCAAACAGGGGATAAGCCGATGAACAGTTTCACTACCGTTACTCAGGATATCAGTGGAGGCGGGGCTGCTATCATACCTTCGGGGCGCCATAGTCTTTTACCAGGTCAGGTCCTTAACGTTACCTTGGTCTTAGCCATGAGTTCCGGGCAGTACCGATATATTGAAACGAAGGGAAAGGTTATAAGAGTCGGGGCATCTAAGGGCAGGCAGAACAGTGTTTCGATTGAGTTTATAAACATTTCTGAAAAGCATCGCCAAGCAATTATTCAGTATTGTTATGAGCAGCAGATGTATATGAAAAGACGAACGGTAAATTAG
- a CDS encoding metallophosphoesterase, translating into MNRTAKSDKVRIHSRKVSIKDPYTIFYISDIHNRLINDQTLAKIKDVDAVIIGGDLADRRVTGTKLSRNVKRLQTWGAPLYFIAGNNDYEFKSEHIISFLRKKGVTPLSNEWAYLGRSGLTLSGIDPYFSEASIPALLSSQKANILVVHEPVILKEFPDDVYEIYDLILTGHTHGGQIRIFGKGPYSRGRWEDGVHTSFLNSEGYGTSLVPLRLGTAPEVHLIRLTPH; encoded by the coding sequence ATGAACCGCACAGCCAAATCTGACAAAGTAAGAATACACAGCCGCAAAGTTTCTATAAAAGATCCTTATACAATCTTTTATATTTCCGATATCCATAATCGCTTGATAAACGATCAAACCCTTGCTAAGATCAAGGACGTTGATGCTGTCATTATTGGTGGTGATCTGGCTGATCGCCGGGTCACTGGCACGAAGCTTTCCAGAAACGTCAAGCGATTACAAACTTGGGGTGCGCCACTATATTTTATCGCTGGCAACAATGATTACGAGTTCAAATCTGAACACATTATTTCTTTTCTTAGAAAAAAAGGGGTGACTCCGCTTTCTAATGAGTGGGCATATTTAGGGAGAAGCGGACTGACTTTAAGCGGAATTGATCCTTATTTTAGTGAAGCATCCATACCTGCTCTGCTTTCTTCACAGAAGGCAAACATATTGGTTGTCCATGAACCAGTTATTTTAAAGGAATTCCCTGATGATGTTTATGAAATTTATGATCTAATTTTAACAGGTCACACTCATGGTGGTCAGATTAGAATTTTCGGTAAAGGACCTTACTCCCGGGGCCGGTGGGAGGATGGAGTACACACTTCTTTCTTAAATAGTGAAGGATATGGGACATCGTTAGTTCCGCTGAGGCTGGGTACTGCACCGGAAGTTCATTTGATAAGACTTACACCACACTAA
- a CDS encoding genetic competence negative regulator, whose amino-acid sequence MRVERMSNEKFKIFLTFDDLTDRGLTRDELWEDLPRVHRVFSDMMYDAGIELGVELNGVLLVQVYLLQAQGMLVVVTKSDSDYMEEDEDYIEMKVTLDESNEMMFCFDEFEDVIQAGLQLYQLGVYGGDVYSYHNHYYMMLDDETIAHLDPEQVIALLSEFASASAVTSHRLIEYGKIVMKNDAMQNIYTYFSN is encoded by the coding sequence ATGCGAGTAGAAAGAATGTCCAACGAAAAGTTCAAAATATTTTTGACTTTTGATGATTTAACGGACAGAGGTCTAACCCGTGATGAGTTATGGGAAGACCTGCCGAGGGTACATCGCGTGTTTAGTGATATGATGTATGATGCTGGCATTGAACTCGGTGTAGAGTTAAATGGAGTTCTTCTCGTTCAAGTTTATTTACTACAGGCCCAAGGCATGTTAGTAGTTGTTACAAAATCAGATTCTGATTATATGGAGGAAGATGAAGATTATATCGAAATGAAAGTGACATTAGATGAAAGTAATGAAATGATGTTTTGCTTTGATGAATTTGAGGATGTTATTCAGGCAGGCTTGCAACTGTATCAGTTAGGCGTGTACGGCGGAGATGTTTATTCCTATCACAATCATTACTATATGATGCTGGATGATGAGACTATTGCGCACCTTGATCCCGAGCAGGTGATTGCCTTATTATCTGAGTTTGCCTCCGCTTCAGCTGTTACTTCCCACAGATTGATCGAATATGGAAAGATTGTAATGAAAAATGATGCAATGCAAAATATTTATACCTATTTTTCAAACTGA
- a CDS encoding CPBP family intramembrane glutamic endopeptidase, whose translation MQLTNQAQLIKQMSNREITKHLVYTQLILFFLAFILSWILFESFFSDWITLFHLSVHEWLYYGVLPALCVLLVDFVLMAYLPQRFYDDGGINEKVFKSQPVTKIIWLTLLIACSEELLFRGVIQTEFGYLIASFIFAIIHFRYLTKVVLFFSVVCVSFLIGYMYELTHSLPVTITTHFMIDFILALAIRIRK comes from the coding sequence ATGCAACTGACTAATCAAGCACAATTAATAAAGCAAATGTCAAATCGAGAGATCACAAAACACCTAGTGTACACCCAGCTCATTCTTTTTTTCTTAGCTTTTATCTTAAGCTGGATTTTGTTCGAATCATTTTTTAGCGATTGGATAACCTTGTTCCATTTATCTGTTCATGAGTGGTTATATTATGGGGTTTTACCAGCTTTGTGCGTTCTGCTTGTTGACTTTGTATTGATGGCGTATCTGCCTCAACGTTTTTACGATGATGGGGGCATTAATGAGAAGGTTTTTAAAAGCCAGCCAGTCACAAAGATCATATGGTTAACTTTGCTTATTGCATGTTCAGAAGAATTGCTTTTTCGTGGGGTGATTCAAACAGAATTTGGATACTTAATCGCAAGCTTCATATTTGCGATTATTCATTTTCGCTATTTAACGAAAGTTGTTTTATTCTTTTCTGTTGTTTGTGTTAGTTTCTTAATTGGTTACATGTACGAACTAACTCACAGTTTACCGGTTACGATCACGACGCATTTTATGATCGATTTTATACTAGCATTGGCGATTCGTATTAGGAAATAA
- the sleB gene encoding spore cortex-lytic enzyme, protein MIWKNTLLFCLMFVLFIQPFTELNHIKPVHAFSNQVIQHGAVGDDVIELQARLQYLGFYNGEIDGVFGWGTYWALRNFQYEFGMKVDGLAGPKVKEKLVEASEYDKGYVKKQIRQGNDFTHYGGVPNKQQTEQPSQEQQSQQQQQQPASPPQEPTAVNVPSGYSQNDIQLMANAVHGEARGEPYVGQVAVAAVILNRVESASFPNSISGVIFEPRAFTAVSDGQIWLTPDETSKRAVLDAINGWDPSGGALYYFNPNTATSDWIWSRPQIKRIGKHIFCM, encoded by the coding sequence ATGATTTGGAAGAATACATTGTTGTTTTGTTTAATGTTTGTATTATTCATTCAACCATTTACTGAGTTGAATCATATTAAACCAGTTCATGCCTTTTCCAATCAAGTCATTCAACACGGTGCTGTGGGCGATGATGTGATTGAATTGCAGGCTCGTTTGCAATATCTGGGGTTTTACAATGGAGAGATTGACGGAGTGTTTGGGTGGGGAACGTATTGGGCTCTTCGCAACTTTCAATACGAATTTGGAATGAAAGTGGATGGCCTGGCTGGTCCTAAGGTCAAAGAAAAATTAGTAGAAGCCAGTGAATATGATAAAGGGTATGTTAAGAAGCAAATCCGTCAAGGTAACGACTTCACACATTATGGAGGTGTACCTAATAAACAACAGACAGAACAGCCTTCGCAAGAACAACAGTCACAACAGCAACAACAACAGCCGGCATCTCCTCCGCAGGAACCAACCGCGGTTAATGTTCCAAGTGGTTATTCACAGAACGATATCCAGCTGATGGCAAATGCTGTTCACGGTGAAGCGCGAGGTGAACCATATGTCGGACAAGTGGCTGTTGCAGCAGTGATCTTAAATCGAGTGGAAAGTGCATCGTTTCCCAACTCGATTTCAGGAGTAATTTTTGAACCGCGTGCTTTCACAGCTGTTAGTGACGGTCAAATTTGGTTAACGCCGGATGAAACATCAAAACGTGCTGTCCTGGATGCCATAAATGGCTGGGATCCTTCAGGCGGGGCTTTGTATTATTTTAACCCGAATACAGCTACATCCGATTGGATATGGTCACGACCGCAGATTAAGCGAATTGGAAAACATATATTCTGTATGTAA
- a CDS encoding D-alanine--D-alanine ligase family protein, with product MKIVVLYGGISGEREVSLSTGKGIIKALQNRGHDVTGIDFNPGKLDELLQLNVDLVFLGLHGKHGEDGKVQGLLDMLEIPYVGSGVLASALAMDKSKSKQIFANNGILTAKSKSFHRDHYKDKSEIASEIKSAFSLPFVIKPNQEGSTLGLSIIKEEEQIEPAIEKALLSDPVVLVEDYISGREVTVPVVGSQGTEMALPIIEIIPKNDYYDFDSKYQPGGSEHIVPAEIEQALTDRLKAEAIQAHQLLGCNVYSRVDFIINEEQEPVILEVNTLPGMTPTSLFPDSAQVIGWSYDDLIEQFVTLSCENKSK from the coding sequence ATGAAGATTGTGGTTCTATATGGCGGTATTTCTGGTGAACGTGAAGTATCCCTCTCTACAGGTAAAGGAATTATTAAAGCGTTACAAAATAGGGGCCATGATGTTACTGGCATAGACTTCAACCCAGGTAAGTTGGATGAATTATTACAATTAAATGTTGATCTTGTATTTCTAGGTTTACATGGTAAACACGGGGAGGACGGCAAGGTTCAGGGCTTGCTGGATATGCTTGAGATTCCTTACGTGGGATCAGGAGTACTAGCTTCAGCATTAGCAATGGATAAATCTAAATCTAAACAAATATTTGCTAATAATGGAATTCTGACTGCCAAGAGTAAATCTTTTCATCGAGATCATTATAAAGATAAAAGCGAAATTGCTTCCGAAATTAAGTCAGCTTTTTCACTGCCTTTTGTAATTAAACCCAATCAGGAAGGGTCTACGCTCGGGCTATCTATTATTAAAGAAGAAGAACAAATTGAGCCAGCAATTGAAAAAGCCTTACTTTCAGATCCAGTAGTGTTAGTGGAGGATTATATTAGTGGCAGAGAAGTAACTGTACCTGTGGTAGGAAGTCAGGGGACCGAAATGGCACTGCCTATTATAGAGATCATTCCTAAAAACGACTATTATGATTTTGATTCCAAGTACCAGCCGGGAGGAAGCGAACATATTGTACCAGCTGAAATAGAGCAAGCGCTAACAGATAGACTAAAAGCAGAAGCGATTCAAGCACATCAGTTATTGGGTTGTAATGTATATTCCCGCGTTGATTTTATTATTAACGAAGAGCAGGAACCGGTTATTCTTGAAGTGAATACGCTTCCTGGTATGACTCCGACCAGTCTTTTTCCTGATTCAGCCCAAGTTATTGGCTGGAGTTATGATGATCTTATTGAGCAATTTGTCACGCTTTCTTGTGAAAATAAAAGTAAATGA
- the ypeB gene encoding germination protein YpeB has product MFRWITITVLAITIIGLGVFGYKEHQEKNAVLLQAENNYQRAFHELTYDMDLLHDKIGATLAMNTRAQISPQLAEIWRLTSEAKSNVGQLPLTLLPFNKTEEFLANIGDFSYNTAVRDLEKKPLTDEELKGLEALYKQSGEIKKELRQVQSMVLSENLRWMDVQLALATSDENGDNTIINGFKTVEKSMEGYHETNMQTGIVSTGSEKELNKIKGEKINKEQARDIATKWLKGVNKSDLTLTSSGKGANIDTFTASYQKGDTNGYIDITKKGGHPLTVMISRKVKEPKISLYKGSEKAKSYLKRINLTDVELVESNQYEHVGVYRFVYSKDGIRHYPDSVRVKVALDNGDLLGLTAIDYYSHHDDDALKEPAISEEEAREKVNPNLEIREQHLSVIENEAEEQVLCYEFMTTMDNETYRIFINAWDGTEEKVEILHSVEPKFKTSL; this is encoded by the coding sequence ATGTTTCGCTGGATTACAATAACTGTGTTAGCAATCACGATAATCGGTCTCGGAGTTTTTGGATACAAAGAACATCAAGAGAAAAATGCCGTACTTTTACAGGCAGAGAACAATTATCAACGAGCCTTTCATGAGCTTACCTATGACATGGATTTGCTGCATGACAAAATAGGTGCTACGTTGGCTATGAATACGAGAGCTCAAATTTCCCCGCAATTGGCAGAGATTTGGAGGCTTACATCTGAAGCTAAATCAAATGTAGGGCAGCTCCCTTTAACATTGCTTCCCTTTAATAAGACTGAAGAGTTTTTAGCTAATATAGGAGATTTTTCGTACAATACGGCTGTAAGGGATTTAGAAAAAAAACCTCTTACGGATGAAGAACTAAAGGGTCTTGAAGCTCTTTATAAACAATCAGGTGAAATTAAAAAAGAACTCCGACAGGTTCAAAGTATGGTATTGAGCGAGAATCTGCGCTGGATGGATGTACAGCTGGCTTTAGCAACAAGTGATGAAAATGGTGATAATACGATAATCAATGGGTTTAAAACTGTTGAGAAATCTATGGAAGGGTATCACGAAACCAATATGCAAACCGGTATTGTTTCAACTGGTTCAGAAAAGGAATTAAATAAAATTAAAGGTGAAAAGATTAACAAGGAACAAGCCAGAGATATTGCAACTAAATGGTTGAAAGGTGTAAACAAGTCGGATTTAACGCTAACCAGTAGTGGTAAAGGCGCAAATATCGATACGTTTACAGCTTCTTACCAAAAAGGTGATACAAATGGCTACATTGATATAACGAAAAAAGGCGGTCATCCATTAACAGTTATGATCAGCCGGAAGGTAAAAGAGCCTAAGATCAGCCTGTATAAAGGATCTGAGAAAGCCAAGTCGTATTTAAAACGGATTAACTTAACTGACGTAGAATTGGTTGAAAGTAATCAGTATGAGCATGTGGGTGTCTATCGATTTGTCTACAGCAAAGACGGTATTCGTCATTACCCTGACTCTGTTAGGGTAAAAGTAGCACTCGATAACGGAGATTTGCTTGGACTCACAGCTATCGATTATTATAGCCACCACGATGATGACGCATTAAAAGAACCAGCGATTTCCGAAGAGGAAGCACGAGAAAAAGTAAATCCAAATCTGGAAATTCGTGAACAACACTTATCCGTGATCGAAAATGAAGCGGAAGAACAAGTGCTTTGTTATGAGTTTATGACAACTATGGATAACGAAACCTATCGGATTTTTATTAACGCATGGGATGGAACTGAGGAGAAAGTAGAAATTCTCCATTCCGTTGAACCTAAATTTAAAACTTCTCTTTAA
- a CDS encoding asparaginase, translated as MKRILIIHTGGTISMKENKETGEVNTDGNHPLEEISSFLSGTTIIEDEFLFHLPSPHIRPDHMLMLGRFIHEKLAKDRFDGIVITHGTDTLEETAYFLDLFLQTKKPIIVTGAMRSSNEIGSDGLYNLLTAIRVASCDEAQDKGVLVVMNDEIHTARNVTKTSTSNVATFQSPQYGPIGITTKRDVFFHHKTTSHDSYPIQQISKKVSLIKAYAGMDGILIDAARTGGIDGMVIEALGQGNLPPETVEAIKETIQAGIPIVLVSRCYQGIVQDTYSYEGGGRQLREMGVIFANGLTGPKARIKLMVALEMTNNPIELSPMFSY; from the coding sequence ATGAAACGGATTTTAATCATTCATACAGGTGGAACAATTTCGATGAAAGAAAATAAAGAAACAGGTGAAGTTAATACGGATGGTAATCATCCTTTAGAAGAGATTTCTTCTTTTTTGTCGGGAACAACAATTATTGAAGATGAATTCTTGTTTCATCTTCCATCTCCCCACATTCGTCCAGATCACATGTTAATGCTTGGCCGGTTTATTCATGAGAAACTGGCAAAAGATAGGTTTGATGGAATTGTGATTACACACGGGACCGACACTTTAGAAGAAACCGCCTATTTTCTTGATTTGTTTTTGCAAACAAAAAAACCAATCATTGTGACAGGGGCGATGCGTTCCAGTAATGAAATTGGTTCAGACGGGCTTTATAATTTATTAACGGCTATCCGCGTTGCGAGTTGTGATGAGGCCCAGGACAAAGGTGTATTAGTTGTCATGAACGATGAAATCCATACTGCACGTAATGTAACAAAAACATCTACGAGTAACGTGGCAACTTTTCAAAGTCCTCAATATGGGCCTATCGGTATTACTACAAAGCGGGATGTTTTTTTTCATCATAAAACAACCAGTCATGACTCTTATCCCATTCAGCAAATAAGCAAAAAGGTCTCCTTGATTAAAGCTTATGCTGGCATGGATGGGATATTAATTGACGCGGCACGAACAGGTGGCATTGATGGAATGGTCATTGAAGCATTAGGACAAGGAAATCTGCCTCCGGAAACAGTCGAGGCTATTAAGGAAACAATACAGGCAGGAATTCCTATTGTCCTTGTCTCTAGATGCTATCAAGGTATCGTTCAGGACACTTATAGCTATGAAGGCGGCGGGAGACAACTTAGGGAAATGGGAGTTATCTTTGCAAATGGCCTTACTGGACCGAAAGCCAGAATCAAGCTGATGGTGGCATTGGAAATGACAAACAACCCAATCGAATTATCCCCGATGTTCAGTTATTAA
- the prsW gene encoding glutamic-type intramembrane protease PrsW, producing the protein MAILTVAIAPAIALMTFIYLSKRIELEPLPLIIRMFIFGALLVFPLLFIQYAFESEGLFQTPLLKSLFLAGLLEEFFKWFVFMFVIFYHTSFDHHYDGIIYGVAISLGFATLENIIYLFANGIEFAFFRALFPVSSHALFGVLMGYYMGKAKFSSEHRKLHIFLAFLIPFLLHSFYGYFVVSNEWLYYVIPFMIILWLIGVQKIKIANKHHEQLIHPYKNE; encoded by the coding sequence ATGGCCATACTTACCGTGGCGATTGCTCCGGCTATTGCACTTATGACCTTTATTTATTTAAGCAAGCGGATAGAACTTGAGCCCTTGCCTCTAATTATACGTATGTTTATATTTGGTGCACTCCTTGTATTTCCGCTGCTGTTTATTCAATATGCTTTCGAAAGTGAAGGCTTATTTCAAACACCACTATTAAAATCACTCTTCTTAGCCGGGCTGTTAGAAGAATTTTTTAAATGGTTTGTTTTTATGTTCGTTATTTTTTATCATACTTCATTTGACCATCATTATGATGGAATTATTTATGGCGTCGCGATTAGTCTAGGATTTGCTACGCTGGAAAATATTATTTATTTATTTGCAAATGGGATTGAATTTGCTTTCTTCCGTGCTTTATTCCCCGTTTCTTCCCATGCACTGTTTGGTGTGTTGATGGGGTACTATATGGGAAAGGCAAAGTTTTCGTCCGAACACCGTAAGTTACATATCTTTTTAGCTTTTCTCATTCCCTTTTTACTGCATAGTTTCTATGGTTACTTCGTTGTTTCAAATGAATGGCTTTACTATGTAATTCCTTTCATGATTATCCTCTGGTTAATTGGTGTGCAAAAAATCAAAATAGCAAACAAGCATCATGAGCAGCTTATTCATCCGTATAAAAATGAGTAG
- a CDS encoding HPP family protein encodes MFVKSIMKPIHKSYVSQKEEDLKQVLERLNKYDLHAMPVIEDQKFIGMISREIIYRAFFESEQQKETFLRGCVAGDVALYKELSIDDEEVFERTLPLFKGFPLLAVVDDQQNFKGLITRFDVIEQFESAFGAKKKGIRIAFTSEESEGRIERLGDIIKSYHENVISLATFDETDKLARRIVLKVENRDNIEQFTRKLEKTGFRILSVKEV; translated from the coding sequence ATGTTTGTTAAAAGCATTATGAAACCTATACACAAATCATATGTATCTCAAAAAGAAGAAGATCTAAAACAAGTATTGGAACGGTTGAATAAATATGACTTGCATGCAATGCCAGTCATTGAAGATCAGAAATTCATCGGAATGATCTCCAGGGAAATCATCTACCGAGCTTTTTTTGAAAGTGAACAGCAAAAAGAAACATTCTTAAGAGGCTGCGTGGCAGGGGATGTTGCTTTATACAAGGAACTCTCGATAGATGATGAAGAAGTGTTTGAGCGAACTCTTCCTTTATTTAAAGGTTTTCCATTGTTAGCGGTTGTAGATGATCAACAGAACTTTAAAGGTCTAATTACGAGGTTTGATGTCATTGAACAATTTGAAAGTGCATTCGGTGCTAAGAAGAAGGGAATACGAATTGCCTTTACCTCAGAAGAATCGGAGGGCCGAATAGAACGTTTAGGGGATATTATTAAAAGCTATCATGAAAATGTTATTTCACTTGCCACCTTTGATGAAACCGACAAGCTTGCACGCCGGATCGTTTTGAAGGTTGAAAATAGAGACAATATTGAGCAATTCACTAGAAAGCTGGAAAAAACAGGCTTCCGAATACTTAGCGTTAAAGAAGTATAA
- a CDS encoding Glu/Leu/Phe/Val family dehydrogenase codes for MVAENDQFDVLNSTQTVVKKALDKLGYPNEVYDLLKEPVRMMAVRIPVRMDDDSIKIFTGYRAQHNDAVGPTKGGVRFHPNVTEKEVKALSIWMSLKAGIVDLPYGGGKGGIVCDPREMSFRELEGISRGYVRAISQIVGPTKDIPAPDVFTNSQIMAWMMDEYSRIDEFNNPGFITGKPIVLGGSHGRETATAKGVTICIEEAAKKKGIDVEGARVVVQGFGNAGSFLAKFMHDKGAKVIGISDAYGGLHDPDGLDIDYLLDRRDSFGTVTNLFKNTITNEELLELDCDILVPAAIENQITEKNANSIKATIVVEAANGPTTLEATKILSDRGILLVPDVLASAGGVTVSYFEWVQNNQGYYWTEEEVEEKLHKVIIKGFDNVFRTAENRRVDMRLAAYMVGVRKMAEASRFRGWI; via the coding sequence ATGGTAGCCGAGAACGATCAATTTGATGTATTAAATTCCACTCAGACAGTGGTAAAAAAAGCACTTGATAAACTAGGGTATCCAAATGAAGTCTATGATCTTTTAAAAGAACCTGTTCGCATGATGGCAGTCCGAATTCCTGTGCGGATGGATGATGATTCGATAAAGATTTTTACTGGTTATCGAGCCCAGCATAATGACGCTGTCGGGCCAACTAAGGGCGGGGTTCGCTTTCATCCGAATGTCACAGAGAAAGAAGTAAAAGCACTATCAATTTGGATGAGTTTAAAAGCAGGAATTGTTGATTTACCTTATGGCGGTGGTAAAGGAGGAATTGTCTGTGATCCACGAGAAATGTCTTTCAGGGAACTCGAAGGAATCAGTCGGGGATATGTGCGGGCTATCAGTCAAATCGTTGGACCGACTAAAGATATACCTGCACCAGACGTATTTACAAATTCGCAAATTATGGCTTGGATGATGGACGAATACAGCCGAATTGACGAATTTAACAATCCTGGATTTATTACAGGGAAACCAATCGTGTTAGGTGGATCACACGGCAGGGAAACGGCAACTGCCAAAGGGGTTACCATTTGTATTGAAGAAGCAGCAAAGAAAAAAGGAATCGATGTAGAAGGCGCGCGAGTTGTAGTGCAGGGCTTCGGAAATGCCGGTAGTTTTCTTGCTAAGTTCATGCATGACAAAGGAGCTAAAGTCATTGGTATTTCTGATGCCTACGGTGGATTGCATGATCCGGATGGATTAGATATTGATTACTTACTTGATCGTCGTGATAGTTTCGGGACCGTTACCAATTTGTTTAAAAACACCATCACTAATGAAGAATTACTTGAACTTGATTGTGATATCCTCGTTCCGGCAGCGATTGAGAATCAGATTACAGAGAAAAATGCCAATAGCATAAAAGCAACAATCGTTGTTGAAGCTGCCAATGGACCAACGACACTTGAAGCAACTAAAATACTTTCTGATAGAGGCATACTTCTCGTTCCAGATGTCCTTGCATCAGCAGGCGGAGTTACGGTTTCCTATTTTGAATGGGTTCAAAATAACCAGGGCTACTATTGGACGGAAGAAGAAGTAGAAGAAAAGCTTCATAAAGTAATCATTAAGGGCTTTGATAATGTTTTTCGAACCGCAGAAAACCGCAGGGTGGACATGAGACTTGCCGCCTACATGGTTGGCGTACGTAAAATGGCTGAGGCTTCTAGGTTCCGTGGATGGATATAA